The Polynucleobacter sp. MWH-UH35A genomic interval CGCCTTACATTGGGCAATCAGCAGCTTGGGGTTGCTAACAATGAATAGTGGGGCGGCGATGACGGGCAAATTTCCATTTGCCAAATGTTTGCCTAGAACTTCTGGAAGAGGTTGATGGTTCATATGGTGTATTTAATTGGTATGTAAATTACTGCTTTGCTTTGTACCAAACTTGGGTACGTCCCAATAGTGGGACGCCTATATAACCGCGAACATCCATTTTTTTGCCATCTTCAGTCGCAATCTTGACGCGATAGATCTCACCTTCCTCTGGATCTAAAATTCTGCCATCCGACCAGACGCCTAGCTTGTCTCGCTTAAGATCGGTCATGATTTTCATACCGAGAATCGGTTTATCTTTGCGATCATCTTTGCAAAGTGTGCAATAGACCAAGGGTTTTTCATTGGGCTTGGGGAAAGTTTTAATGATGGTACCTTCAAGTTTGCCGTTCACTTCATCAATTTTGATTAAAGAGGATGGTTCATTCGTCTTGTCATCGATCGTCTTCCAAACGCCAACAGCTGGATCGGCGGCTTGAGCATACGCATTGCCTGTAAGAAGACCTAGAAAGCAGGCTGATAGCATGAATTGTTTTTTTAACATCCTGATGTCTCCTAATAAGCAATGATGTCGATTAATTCTGATAAATGTTATTTAACAACGCTCAAATATTCCAGCTGCGCCCATACCAGTGCCTACGCACATGGTGACCATCGCATGCTTCAGTTTGCGTCGCTGCAAAGCGTGGATGGCGGTAGCAGCGCGGATAGCGCCTGTAGCGCCCAAAGGATGCCCAAGGGCAATAGCACTTCCTAATGGGTTCACCTTGCTTTGATCTAAACCAAGATCTCGAATGACAGCTAAGGACTGTGCTGCAAATGCTTCGTTCAACTCGATCCAATCTAAATCCTGCAAATTGAGTCCAGCCAGTTTTAATGCAGCCGGAATCGCTTCTTTAGGTCCAATCCCCATAATTTCAGGAGGAACACCTTTTACTGCAAAGCTCACAAAGCGCGCCAAAGGAGTTAGCCCAAAAGTCTTAATGGCTTTTTCACTAGCGAGGATGAGTGTGCCAACACCATCTGAGGTTTGTGAGCTATTACCAGCGGTAACGCTACCCCTAGCTGCGAATGGCGACTTCAGTTTTGCCAGACCCTCAAGAGAAGTGTCAACCCGCGGGCCTTCGTCTTTAATAAACTCGCGCCACTGAACCTCTACTTCACCTTTATCTAAGTTCATAGAGCGTTGCGCTACTTTGACTGGGAAGATTTCGGAGTTAAATTCACCTGCTGCTTGAGCGGCCATAGCTTTTTGGTGCGAGTTAAACGCAAAGGCATCTTGATCCTCGCGACTAATCTTCCATTGCTGAGCAACTTTTTCTGCGGTTAGCCCCATGCCATAAGCAATCCCAATATTCTCATCACCCATAAAGATCTCAGGTGACATGGATGGGGAGTTGCCTCCCATCGGAACCATGCTCATCGACTCAACACCGCCAGCAATCATGACATCTGCTTCACCAACCCGAATGCGATCGGCTGCCATGGCAATGGCATTTAAACCTGATGAACAGAATCGATTGACGGTGATGCCGCCGACGGTATTAGGTAGCCCACCTAAAAGAAGTCCAATACGGGCAACATTTAAGCCTTGTTGAGCTTCTGGCATTGCACACCCAATAATGGCATCCTCAATTGCTTTGGGATCCAAAGTAGGAACTTGCGTTAAAACATGTTGTAAGGCGTTGCCCAGCAAATCATCGGGACGAGTATTTTTTAATGCACCTCGACCAGATCTGCCAACAGCACTGCGAGTGGCTGCTACGATATATGCGTCTTGAAGATTTTTCATATTGATGTCTCAGTAAATTAGTTGCGGACAGGCTTGCCGGTTTGGAGGATGCCCATAATTCGTTCCATCGATTTGGGGTGGCCAATGAGTTCAACAAAAGCTTGGCGCTCAAGTTTGAGGAGCCAGTCTTCGGTAACAAGAGTGCCTGCATCAACATCGCCACCAGTAATAATGTCAATGATTTTCTTGGCTATATGAGCATCGTGTTCTGAGATAAAACCACCATCACGCATATTGACTACTTGACCCATGACAGTTGCTGCAACAGAGCGGCCGCCAACCGGAATGAGTGTGGGGATAGGTGGCCTGTATCCAGAATAGCGCATAGCTTTCACCTGGTCTTGAGCCAAAGCGAGTAATTCATAGACGTTTGGAACAATGATGTCGCCTTTTTGCAAGTAAGCCATCTTCATTGCCTCTTGAGCAGATGAAGAAACCTTGGCCATTGCAGCATTTTCAAAAGCGGCTTTCGTGAAATCCAAATAATTGGTATTGCCAGCCAATGCAACGCCTTGGGCTGCACGTATGGCTGCCTCTTTAAGGCCTCCACCAGCGGGTAATAGGCCAACACCAACTTCTACCAATCCAATATAGCTTTCCATTGCAGCAACCCTGCGTGCAGATTGCAGAACTAATTCGCAGCCACCACCTAAAGCAATGCCGGAAACTGCAGCGACAACTGGTACTTGGGAATATTTGATTTTCATCATCGTGTCTTGAAATTCTTTGACGAAAGGCTCAACACCAGCAGGGCCACCTTTCATGACCATTGGCATTGCGGCTTCTAAATTGGCTCCCGCAGAGAACGGTCCACCAGGTGTGCCTAGCTTTAATGAAGTGGGTTGCCAGATCACTAAGCCCGCATAGTTTGCCTCGGCGATTTCTACAGCCTTTTGCAGGCCACTTAATACGTCTGGGCTGAAGGTATTCATCTTCGAGCGGAAGGATGCAATTAAGACTTCTGGCTGATTAGCATCGACCCAAGCGCGGAAATCTGTATTTTCGTAAATAGTAGTGCCAGCTGTTTTCGGATCAGGTGAACCATCTCCGAGTAATGGCGCTCTAAATACTTGCTTTTGATAAACCGGCAGAGAAGAGCGGGGGATGTATTTATTTTCAGAGGTAGACCATGAACCTTCGGGGGTATGGAAAGCTTGCTTATCAACTACTGGACCGCTAAATAGCCAAGCAGGCAAGGGCTCTTTGCTCAGTGTTTTGCCGGCCTCGATATCTTCTTTAATCCAGTTTGCTACTTTGGTTACCCCGGCAGCTTGCCAGTCTTCGAAGGGTCCTAAATTCCAGCCATAACCCCAGCGCATTGCAAAGTCAATCTCACGGGCAGATTGCGCAATCTCGCCGAGGTGAATGGCGCAGTAATGGAAGATATCGCGATAGATGGCCCACAAGAATTGGGCTTGCGGCTCATCGGTTTCGCGAAGTAGCTCAAGCCGTTCAGCAATAGGCTTTTTAAGAATGCGCTCAATCAGTGGTTCAATTGTTGCAGTAGAGGGCTTGTATTCACCAGTAGCGGCGTCCAATACAAGAACATTTTTGCCATCCTTGCGATAAAAACCGGCTTTGGTCTTTTGACCAAGCGCACCTTTTGCAATCAGTTGAGTAACTACCTCAGGTGTTTTAAAGATTGCCGAGAATGAGTCGCCTTGTAAAGCATTTTCCATGGTCTTAATAACATGGGCCATGGTATCGAGGCCAACAACATCACTTGTTCTAAAGGTGGCTGATTTAGCGCGACCCAACTTACTGCCGGTAATGGCATCTACTTCATCAAAACCTAGGCCAAACTTCTGTGCTTCAGCAAAGACTGCCAAAATTGAGAAAACACCTACGCGATTACCAATAAAGTTCGGTGTATCTTTAGCGCGCACAACCCCCTTACCCATTGTGGAGGTCATAAACGTTTCTAAGGCATCTAATACAGCATGATCGGTATCGGCCGCCGGAATGAGTTCTAGTAAATGCATATACCTTGGTGGGTTAAAGAAATGCACTCCGCAGAAGCGCTTCTTTAGGTCGCCTGAAAAGCCTTTGGCGAGTTCGCCAATTGGCAGGCCTGAAGTATTGGTGGCAAAAAGTGCATGCCCCGGAATATGTGGAGCTACTTTTTCATAGAGAGCATGCTTCCAATCTAGGCGCTCAGCAATCGCTTCAATAATCAGGTCGCATCCTGCCAGAAGGCCTAAGTCATCTTCGTAATTCGCCGGGATGATGAGATTGGCTTCTGAGGGCAAGCCTAAAGGGGCGGGCTTCAGTTTTTTCAGGTTCTCAATTGCTTTTATAGCAATCGCATTTTTATTAACGGGTTTACCGTCATCCGATTTGCTCGGTAAGTCAAATAGCACAACTGGAAGACCGACGTTAATGCACTGTGCAGCAATCTGAGCGCCCATAACGCCAGCACCTAAGATGGCAACTTTTTTAATAATCTTGTTATCACTCATGTTTAGTCTTTCAGAAAAAATCAGCAGGCATAGCCATTAAGGACTTAGAACCAGCGCGTGCTTGACGGATCAGCATGGCAGTCTCGGGAAGTAGTTTGTCAAAGTAGAAACGGGCAGTAGCTAGCTTTGCTTCATAAAAAGGATCTTTGCTTGCTTTATTGGCTAGAGCAATTTTTGCCATGCGTGCAAATAGGTATGAGTAAATTAAGTGACCCACCACGCGTAAGTAAGGCACTGCAGCAGCGCCAACTTCTTCATGATTCATCATCGCTTTCATGCCAATCTCTTTGGTGAGCTTTTCAACCTTGACGGCGATATCGGAAAGAGGGTCAATAAATTCTTGCATTTCTTTGCGGACACCCTCATCTTCAATAAAAGCTTCAATGATCTTGCCAAATTTGGTGAGCTTTTTGCCCATATCGCCAAGCACCTTGCGACCCAAAAGATCAAGAGATTGAATGGTATTGGTACCTTCATAAATCATATTGATGCGGGCATCACGAACGTATTGCTCCATACCCCATTCAGCGATATAGCCATGACCACCAAATACCTGCATACCTTCATTGGTTGCAGTAAATCCGTTATCAGTTAAGAAGGCCTTAATAATTGGCGTGAGAAGGGCGACCATTTCACCCGTTTCTTTGCGAACACTTTCATCTGGATGATTTAGTTCTTTATCAATCATAAGTGCAACCCAGTAAGAGAACGCTCTACCAGCTTCTGCGTAAGCCCTTTGCGTGAGCAGCATCCGGCGTACATCAGGATGAACAATAATCGGATCTGCTGCTTTTTCAGGTGCTTTGGCTCCAGTCAAGCTCCGCATCTGTAAACGCTCTTTAGCGTAAGCAACTGAGTTCTGATAGGCCACCTCAGTTAACCCAAGACTTTGCATGCCCACACCAAGACGAGCGGCATTCATCATCACGAACATTGCATTTAAACCTTTATGCGGTTCACCAACTAGGGTGCCAATTGCGCCATCAAAGTTCATGACACAGGTAGCATTGCCATGAATACCCATCTTGTGTTCAAGTGAACCACAAGAAACTGCATTGGCACTACCAATAGAGCCATCGGCACCAACCTTAAACTTCGGAACAGCAAATAAAGAGATGCCTTTGCTTCCTACAGGAGAGTCAGGTAAGCGTGCCAATACCAGATGCACAATATTTTCTGCAAGATCATGATCGCCGCTAGAGATAAAAATCTTGGTTCCAGTAATGGCGTAAGTGCCATCGGGTTGTGGTTCGGCTTTTGTCTTTAATAAACCAAGATCAGTGCCGCAATGGGGTTCTGTCAAGCACATGGTTCCAGTCCACTGGCCAGAAACTAATTTTTCTAAATAAGTTTTCTTCTGCTCCGCAGTTCCATGGGCATGTAAGCACTCATAAGCGCCATGTGAAAGGCCTGGATACATCGTCCACGATTGATTTGCAGAATTCAGTGTTTCATAAAGAACGGTATTGAGAAGTTGCGGCAATCCTTGACCACCGTATTCAGGATCGCAGGATAGGGCAGGCCAACCCCCTGCAACATACTGCTCATAGGCTTGCTTAAAGCCAGTAGGCGTTGTCACTGAGCCATCATCATGACGTGTGCAACCTTCCTTGTCACCAACCTGATTCAGGGGAAAGGCAATCTCACTTGCAAACTTACCAGCCTCCTCAATAATCTGGTTCATAGTGTCCTTATCAACATCTTGATAAGCTGGTAGGGCAGAAAACTCTTTGCCAGCATCAAGCAGTTCATGAATCACAAATTGAATATCACGCAGAGGTGGGTTGTATTGAGGCATGTCAGATCCAGAATTTAAATAATTGATTAAATGAGAAAAGAAAGTAATGGATGTAAAAAGAAAGTTAAATAAAGAAGTTAAATAAGAAAGTCAAATAGAGAAGACGACTATTTAATTACTTGTTGAGCAAGAAAAACATTTTTAATGAGTTTTTTGGCTAAGCTAAGGCTTTTGGGATTCTGTAAAAATCTCGAGTCGTGATGGGCTCCAAGCACAATGCTGTAAAGGTTAAAAAGCATTTCTTGGGGAACCACGGACTTCTTGAGATCGCCAGCAGCAATAGATTCTTTGATAGCCCGCAAAAGAGCAGAGCGCCAATCTTCGACGCTGCGAACTAATTCATCACGAACTATTCCGGGGCGGTCATCAAATTCAGCAGCGCCAGCAATAAAGAAGCAGCTAGAAGTGTTTGCGCCAACACTCATTTTGATCCAAGCATCGATCATGTAGCGCAAACGAGGCAATCCTTTAGTCTTAGTTAGGGCGGGAATAAAAACAATTGCAGAGAAATATTCGTAGTACTTACGAATCACTTCAATTTGAAGTTCCTCACGTGAACCGAAGTGGGCGAAGACGCCGCTCTTGCTCATGCCAACGGTTTCAGCTAAACGGCCAATTGTGATGCCCTCTAAACCCGACTTGCTAGCAATATCCAAAGCGGCTTGCAAAATGACAGATTTTGTTGCCAAACCTTTTTTGGGTTCAGCAGTCAAAGCTGGAGAACTAGACCTTGTATCAAGCATGGATATCAATAATTACTGATTTTGTTGTAAAAATAATACGATCGTTCGTTTATATTACAACAATATGAAATCGTCTAGAACCCCATCAAATAAGGCCTCTGTAATTCCTACTATCTATAGGGCTAAGTAATTTATTGCATTGCAAAATAAATAAAGGGAAAACCCGAGATACAAAGGCTAATGAATCTAATTAAGATTCATGAAGTTGTTTTAGATTAATTAGAAAAACCAAACACAGGAAGACATATGAAAACAGTAAAGATCAGCGCCTTAGCTTTAGCAATGGCTGGAGTATTCGCAACAAGTGCACATGCACAGTCAGCAAAGACCAATGCTTGGGAAGGTTTTTATGCTGAGGCAGCAGTAGGATATGCAGCATTTAGCCCAACAGTCACTGGAGCTAGATTGGCTCCCACTGGATATCCTGCTGGGGTTACTGTTCCTGTAGCTACATCTACTACCGATCTAAATACTGCTACTAATAAATTAGGTGTTGGCTATAACTATGGAATTAATGATAAGTTCACCCTAGGTCTTGCTGCAAGCTACGCTATCGGAGCTTCATCGGCTGCAGGCGGAACTTTTAATGCGGGTACAGGCCCAAAGTGGTTTAATTATCAATTGAAGAATATCTGGTCTGTAACCCTAAATCCGGGTTATGTCATCGATAAAGATAGTTTGGTTTACGGCAAGGTAGGTGCAACAGGAAACACAATGGGTTTAAATGGTCAAACTGCAAACTACCAAACCAATAATTTCACGGGATATGTCCTTGGTTTGGGTTATAAGCAAATGGTTACCCAATCTATTTACTTGCTCGGAGAAGTTAATTATGCGAGTCTCAGCTCTAAGACGGCAACATTGGCAACAAGTAGCGGTCCTATAACTGCTAATTTGGGCGGTTCTGGCTACGACTTTATCGTCGGTCTCGGCTACCGCTTCTAGTATTTGTTGTAATCAATTAAGTCAAAGCCCTCTCGTTGTAGAGGGCTTTTTCTTTTTGAAATTAGATGTTGCTGTGTTTAGAATGGATTATGCAGATTTAGTAATCTGACTATAAATAAAAATAATTCGAGACTGAAAATAACTTCATGGTTAATCCTACAAAACCCTGGTTAAAGAACTATCCTGAGGGCGTTCCTCACGAGGTTGACATCTCGGGTTATAACTCTTTGCTTGATATGTTTGAAGAAGCATTTGAGCGTTATCCAAATCGTCAAGCATGTGAGTACCTAGATAAGTTTCTAACGTATCGAGATCTAGACCAACATTCCAAACATTTTGCTTCATATTTGCAGAACTTAGGTCTGGAGCCCGGGTCTCGTATTGCCATCATGCTTCCAAACGTATTGCAGTTTCAGATTGCAATGTTAGGCATTCTTCGTGCGGGATTTGTGGTGGTTAACGTCAACCCACTTTACACATCGCGTGAATTAGAGCATCAACTCAAAGATAGTGGTGCATCAGCCATTGTTATTCTGGAAAACTTTGCACACGTTTACCAACAGATTGCTGCTAACGTTCCATTGAAGCAAACCATCGTTACTTCAATGGGTGAAATGATTGGTCTAAAAGGTGCAATCGTGAACTTGGTTGTGCGCAAGGTTAAGAAATTGGTGCCTGCATGGGATTTACCGGGACACATTACTTTCTTGGCTGCTTTAGCCGATGGTAGTCGTCATCGCTGGAATAAACCTAAGACAACTTTGGAAGATATTGCCTTTTTGCAATACACCGGAGGTACCACGGGATTGTCTAAAGGTGCCATTCTCCTTCACAGAAATATCCTTGCCAATGTCTTGCAGACAGAGCTATGGCTCGAGCCAGGATTAAAACGTAAGCATGTTGATCAATTGGTATTTCTGTGTGCGCTACCGATGTATCACATCTTTGCGTTAACGGCCTGTTCAGTTCTAGGGATGCGCAAGGGCGGTCTGTTAATTTTGGTTCCCAATCCTAGAGACTTTGATGGTTTCATCAAGCTTTTGCAGAAGCACCCCAATATCAATATCTTCCCGGGGGTGAATACTTTATTTAATGCGCTCATGCATAAACCCGCATTTGCTGCAGTGAAGTTCCCTAATATTTTAGCAACTATCGGTGGTGGTATGGCTATGCAAAAGGTCGTCGCTGATCAATGGCAGGCTATGACTGGTGCACCTATTGCAGAAGGTTATGGCCTCTCAGAAACTTCTCCTGTAGCTTGTGTGAACTCCCCATTAATAGAGAGCTTTACAGGCTATATTGGTCTGCCAGTTCCAAGCACCGAAGTGCAAATTCTGAATGATGATGGTGTCGAGGTGCCTTTTGGAACGCCTGGTGAGATTTGCATTCGGGGTCCACAGGTGATGGCTGGTTACTGGAATAAGCCAGAAGAAACTAAGAATGTGATGACGCCTGATGGATTCTTTAAGTCGGGTGATATTGGCATCATGAATGCAGATGGACTAACGAAGATTGTTGACCGCAAAAAAGATATGGTTCTAGTCTCTGGATTCAACGTTTACCCAAATGAAGTGGAAGAAGTGCTGTCGCTCATTCCGGGGGTATTGGAGTGCGCAGTCATTGGCGTGCCAGATGAAGAATCGGGCGAAGCTGTCAAGGCATTCATTGTGAAACAAGATTCGTCCCTCACAGAAGAGGCCGTATTGGCGTTCTGCAAGGAGAATCTCACGAACTATAAACGCCCCAAACATATCGTCTTCCGTGCTGATCTGCCGAAAACGAACGTTGGCAAAATCTTGAGACGTGAATTACGAGATTTATAAAGCATCCAAGAAATCGGCTTGATAAGAGAGGTGCCCTAACTTTTAGGGGCGCTCAACTTGTAAAGGCTAGTCATTTAAAATACATTTTTAATTACATATTAGTAAAAATATTATCGTGATTCTTTGGCTTAAATCTTTAATGTTTTATCTATTTGGTTTCACTTCGGTGACCCTTTATGCCTCAGTCATTATTCTGGCGATCCCATTTACCAGTCGACATACTCGCTACAACATCGGCGTAGCTTGGTGTCACTTGATCCAGAATGTGTTGTCAGTCTTGTGTGGCATTCGGTCAAAAATTGAAGGCTTGGAAAACATTCCAAAAGATCCCAATAAGCCATTAATTGTTTTGGGTAAACATCAGTCTGCCTGGGAAACCTTTGTATACCCAGCAATTTTTCCTAAAGAGCTTTGCTTTGTATTCAAGAGAGAGCTCTTATACGTGCCATTCTTTGGATGGGCTTTGTCTTCGCTGCGAATGATTCATATCAATCGTGGCGATCGTGAAAACGCAAGAGCAGCAGTTGCTGCTCAAGGCAAGGTAGTATTGAAGGAGGGTAGATGGATTGCGATTTTCCCAGAGGGCACGCGCACTCCACGTGGATCTTTTAAGCCTTATCGTAAGGGCGGTGTGCGCCTTGCTATTAGCACGCAAACTGATATTCTGCCGGTGGCGCAAAACTCTGGTGCTATATGGCCGAGAAAGACATTTCTCAAGAAGCCCGGATTAATCACGTTGTCCATTGGACCTGTGATTTCTGTTCAAGGCAAAACTGAAGAGCAGTTGCAATTAGAAGTAGAGGCTTGGATTGAAGGTGAAATGCGCCGACTAGATGCGTCAGCTTATGTAAACCAATAAAAGTAAAAGTACTGGTTATTTCACTTCATCTTCTTGCGTATATATAAAGTCTTCGTAATACGCGCAACGACATCTTCTTCCTTGTCTTTAACATCCACAACAAAGTCTTTGTAGATTTTATTGCCAGGCTCTGCAGCGCTGATGATGTCATCAATTTCTTGTTGAGTGACTTCAAAGGAGGCATGCACAGTGCCTTTACCAGGCTTAAGAAATTCAATCTTCGCCGCTTGATCCCAAACGATGTAGCCCTTGCCGATATTCTGCGACACCATCATCATGAAGAAGGGGTCAGTCATTGCAAATAGACTGCCGCCAAAGTGAACACCCACGATATTGCGATTCAATAAGCCATGCTTTAGGCGAACCTTGGCATGCCTAAAATCTTTCGAGATTTTTTCAACAGTAATTCCAGCCCCCAGAAACGGAGGCCATAGATTCATTCCTCTGCGAAGTAGATTGGCATTAATCACTGAATCAATTTCTATTGATTTTTACTTCGACTGCGGCGTCTTGCCAATCATCTTGGCTGATCTTAAGAAATCAAAATCCACACCTTGATCTGCCTGCGTCACGGTATCTAGAAAAAGCTTTTTATACCCACGCTCGGCAGTTGGGGTAGTAATAGGGTTATCTTTCATGCGCTTGGCAAGTTCTTCATCCGAAATCAGTAGGCTAATCTCCCGATTTTTCACACTCAATCGAATGCGATCACCGTTGCGTACTTGCGCTAAAGGGCCGCCAATTGCAGATTCAGGTGTAACGTGCAACACAATCGTGCCAAAGGCGGTACCACTCATACGTCCATCAGAGATGCGTACGATGTCTTTCACGCCAGCTCTTGCTAACTTCATCGGAATTGGGATGTAACCCGCCTCAGGCATGCCAGGAGCACCTTTAGGTCCAATATTCTTTAATACCAAGATATCGTCAGCAGTGACATCCAAATCTGGACTGTCAATGCGGTTCGCTAAATCAGCGGCATCTTCAAAAACTACGGCACGACCTTCATGCTCCATCAACTTCTCATCGGCAGCAGACTGTTTAATGATGGCGCCACCGGGTGCAAGATTGCCATGCAATACAGCAATACTACCGCGTGGATAAATAGGCTTATTAAAAGGACGAACGACATCTTGTTTAAAACTAGGAAGAGCCGCATCAATTTCTTCGCCGAGTGTTCTGCCTGAAACGGTCATTGCATCTAGCTTCAATAATGGCTTGAGCTCACGAAGCAGGGTAGTCATACCCCCTGCATCATGAAAGTTCTCCATGTAATGATCGCCGGAAGGTTTTAAATCCACTAGAACCGGAGTCTCATCACCCATCTTATCAAGGGCATCCAAATCAATCTCAAGCCCCATGCGTCCTGCAATCGCTGCAAGGTGAACAATGCCATTAGTGGAGCCGCCAATGGCAAGTAAAACGCGCATTGCATTTTCAAAGGCATCAGCAGTTAAGATTTTGTCGATCGTTAATCCCTCTTTAGCCATCTTCACTGCACAAGTGCCAGTTTCTTCCGCGATACGGATGCGATCTGCAGTTACTG includes:
- a CDS encoding IlvD/Edd family dehydratase, with the protein product MGNKPKDPTESGLRKGLTSYGDKGFSLFLRKAFIKGAGYTNGALDRPVIGIINTGSAYNPCHGNMPQLIEAVKRGVMLAGGLPMDFPTISIHESFSSPTSMYLRNLMSMDTEEMLRAQPMDAVVMIGGCDKTVPAQMMGAASAGLPAIQLITGSMLTGSHRSERVGACTDCRRYWGKFRAGEIDAAEKDEVNNQLVASVGTCSVMGTASTMACISEALGMTVPGGATPPAVTADRIRIAEETGTCAVKMAKEGLTIDKILTADAFENAMRVLLAIGGSTNGIVHLAAIAGRMGLEIDLDALDKMGDETPVLVDLKPSGDHYMENFHDAGGMTTLLRELKPLLKLDAMTVSGRTLGEEIDAALPSFKQDVVRPFNKPIYPRGSIAVLHGNLAPGGAIIKQSAADEKLMEHEGRAVVFEDAADLANRIDSPDLDVTADDILVLKNIGPKGAPGMPEAGYIPIPMKLARAGVKDIVRISDGRMSGTAFGTIVLHVTPESAIGGPLAQVRNGDRIRLSVKNREISLLISDEELAKRMKDNPITTPTAERGYKKLFLDTVTQADQGVDFDFLRSAKMIGKTPQSK